Proteins found in one Macrobrachium nipponense isolate FS-2020 chromosome 35, ASM1510439v2, whole genome shotgun sequence genomic segment:
- the LOC135208286 gene encoding phosphatase and actin regulator 4A-like, producing MTQEWAVRSPHNLERRRREELSPQDLSSSSPQDIRSSFFPLLREKSHRNLERSRRDELSPPGYAFIKSSGSTELIPSSPPGEISEEEEGPLRDLEEKDFVESDIKENDVEISDYEESDDEKSESEESDCEESDDEESDVDESGKKTLKEENALLLKKEKEDEKELTNVCDNKMEDMARSNPRSIGQRGENEQYHEVQNLLANEEALRKDNELLKEKLREALGNMENTIAEENKMKEADEVLEGKLQEALCNIEVMETVLKEKERENTELTNHCQTRIENMDHQMQDLLAKEEELKGIKG from the exons ATGACTCAAGAATGGGCAGTTCGT TCTCCTCACAATCTGGAACGAAGAAGGAGAGAGGAACTAAGTCCTCAGGATCTGTCTTCATCAAGTCCTCAGGATATACGGAGCTCATTCTTTCCTCTCCTCCGGGAGAAGTCTCATCGCAATTTGGAACGAAGTAGGAGAGACGAACTAAGTCCTCCAGGATATGCCTTCATTAAGTCGTCAGGATCTACGGAGCTCATTCCTTCCTCTCCTCCGGGAGAA ATatctgaggaggaggaaggaccATTAAGAGATCTTGAGGAAAAAGACTTTGTTGAATCAGACATCAAGGAAAATGACGTCGAGATATCAGACTATGAGGAATCAGACGACGAGAAATCAGAGTCTGAAGAATCAGACTGTGAGGAATCAGACGATGAGGAATCAGACGTCGATGAATCAGGA AAGAAGACTCTGAAGGAGGAGAACGCCCTTTTGcttaagaaagaaaaggaagatgaaaaGGAGTTAACAAACGTCTGCGACAATAAGATGGAGGACATGGCTCGTTCAAATCCAAGATCTATTGGCCAAAGAGGAGAAAATGAACAATATCACGAG GTCCAAAATTTATTGGCTAACGAGGAGGCCCTACGAAAGGATAATGAGCTCTTGAAAGAAAAGCTAAGAGAGGCCCTCGGTAACATGGAGAATACGAttgcagaagaaaataaaatgaaggaagcTGATGAGGTTTTGGAAGGAAAGTTACAGGAGGCCCTTTGTAACATAGAGGTTATGGAAACCGTTTTGAAGGAGAAGGAGCGAGAAAACACTGAGCTGACAAATCATTGTCAGACTCGGATTGAGAATATGGATCACCAAATGCAAGATTTGTTAGCCAAGGAAGAGGAACTAAAAGGGATAAAAGGATAA